Proteins co-encoded in one Gehongia tenuis genomic window:
- a CDS encoding transporter substrate-binding domain-containing protein, whose protein sequence is MKKFTKFLAAGLALTLVFGLTACGGGSDATPTPSAEKTPEVVATPEAGSDAEATPEATSEGKTNQVDEIKAAGKLVMGTEAGFPPFEFLVLKDGKEEIKGLDVSIMQAVADKLGVELEIQNLDFDALIPEMQSGKVDVIAAGFSIDEERAKVVDFSDPYAEVTQKVVIRKEDLETYTSIDSLKGKQVGGQKGSVQEDVVTDVMPESELLALGKVGGLVLELKTGRIEALVLESVIAESYVKANPELAIAEIELPTPVEEYAVAVPKNSDLLDVVNEVLAELKESGELDQMNVEASALFDSTQSDE, encoded by the coding sequence ATGAAGAAGTTTACGAAGTTTTTGGCCGCTGGACTGGCGCTGACCCTGGTTTTCGGTCTGACCGCCTGCGGCGGCGGATCGGATGCCACGCCCACGCCTTCCGCTGAAAAGACGCCGGAAGTTGTTGCCACTCCTGAAGCGGGCAGTGACGCCGAAGCCACGCCTGAAGCCACCTCCGAGGGCAAGACCAATCAGGTGGACGAGATCAAGGCGGCCGGTAAATTGGTGATGGGTACGGAAGCGGGCTTCCCGCCTTTCGAGTTCCTGGTGCTGAAGGATGGCAAGGAGGAGATCAAGGGTCTGGACGTTTCCATCATGCAGGCAGTCGCCGATAAGCTTGGCGTGGAGCTTGAGATTCAGAATCTTGACTTTGATGCCTTGATTCCTGAGATGCAAAGTGGTAAAGTGGATGTAATCGCGGCCGGTTTTTCCATCGATGAAGAGCGGGCCAAGGTTGTTGATTTTTCCGATCCCTACGCGGAAGTGACGCAAAAAGTGGTCATCCGCAAGGAGGATCTGGAGACCTACACCAGCATCGATTCCCTGAAGGGCAAGCAGGTGGGCGGTCAGAAGGGTTCCGTGCAGGAGGACGTTGTGACCGACGTCATGCCCGAGAGCGAACTTTTGGCGCTGGGCAAGGTTGGCGGACTGGTCCTTGAGCTCAAGACCGGCCGTATTGAGGCCCTGGTTCTGGAGAGCGTTATCGCGGAGAGCTATGTGAAAGCCAACCCCGAGCTGGCCATTGCCGAGATCGAGCTGCCCACGCCTGTGGAAGAGTATGCGGTGGCGGTGCCCAAGAACAGTGATCTTTTGGATGTGGTGAACGAGGTTCTGGCGGAGCTCAAGGAATCCGGTGAGCTGGACCAGATGAACGTGGAAGCATCCGCGCTGTTCGATTCCACGCAGTCCGACGAATAA